The following are encoded in a window of Primulina eburnea isolate SZY01 chromosome 4, ASM2296580v1, whole genome shotgun sequence genomic DNA:
- the LOC140829267 gene encoding very-long-chain aldehyde decarbonylase CER3-like: MVEKEKEGKMSSENERVCSPSKRDAPFFSWPWENLNNFKYLLYGPLIAKVLYSIYKDEIKKGAWCLHILILFEHRALVHQLWSTYSSMLFLNRTRQIDQRGVDFKQIDAEWHWDNFLILQAILASLVYLSFPSLASLPVWNTKGVLCCLILHIGISEPLFYWMHRLLHSPTLFQRYHWLHHSSKINHPFTAGHTTFLEQLLLCIIVGIPTLGTAFLGYGSITMMYGYLLLFDFLRCLGHCNVEVFPHGLFETIPILKYLIYTPTYHSLHHKEMRSNFCLFMPLYDKLWNTMHANYWAFHQEICSRTSSRVPDFVFLAHVVDVISAMHAPFVFRSFSSIPFSNKLFLFPMWPYTFLVMLVMWAKSKTFLSSFYYLRGKLHQTWAVPRFGFQYFLPFAAKGINNQIEDAILTADKLGVKVISLAALNKNEGLNGGGTLFTSKHPDLKVRVVHGNTLTAAVILHEIPRDVDEVFLTGATSKLGRAITIYLAQRKVKVLMLTLSTERFTKIQKELPADCQKYLVQVTKYQAAKNCKTWIIGKWATPREQYWAPSGTHFHQFVVPPVIPFRRDCTYGMLAAMRLPDEVEGLGSCEYTLGRGIVHACHAGGLVHFLEGWEHHEVGAINVDQIDIVWKAALKHGLKPA, translated from the exons ATGGTTGAGAAAGAAAAAGAGGGAAAGATGTCATCAGAAAACGAAAGAGTTTGCAGTCCAAGTAAAAGGGATGCTCCATTTTTTTCTTGGCCATGGGAGAATTTGAATAATTTCAAG TATTTGTTGTATGGACCTTTAATAGCAAAAGTCCTGTATTCTATCTACAAAGATGAAATCAAGAAAGGTGCTTGGTGCTTGCATATTCTTATCTTGTTTGAACACAGAGCACTTGTTCATCAGCTATGGAGCACTTATAGTAGCATGCTTTTCCTTAATCGGACGCGGCAAATCGACCAACGAGGCGTGGATTTTAAACAAATCGATGCGGAGTGGCATTG GGATAATTTTCTGATTCTTCAAGCTATTCTGGCTTCATTggtgtacttgagtttcccttcCTTGGCCAGTCTTCCCGTTTGGAACACAAAGGGCGTACTATGTTGCCTGATTCTCCACATTGGAATATCGGAGCCATTGTTTTATTGGATGCACAGATTACTACATTCCCCCACTTTGTTTCAACGGTACCATTGGCTGCATCATAGCTCTAAAATTAATCATCCTTTCACAG CGGGGCATACAACATTCTTGGAGCAGCTACTACTATGTATAATTGTAGGGATTCCGACTTTGGGAACTGCCTTTCTTGGTTATGGATCGATAACTATGATGTACGGTTATCTTTTGCTATTCGATTTTCTTCGATGTTTGGGGCATTGCAATGTTGAAGTGTTTCCCCATGGCCTTTTCGAGACCATCCCTATTCTAAAGTACCTGATCTACACACCAAC ATACCACAGCCTTCATCACAAGGAGATGAGGTCTAATTTTTGCCTCTTTATGCCTCTTTATGATAAGTTATGGAATACAATGCACGCAAATTATTGGGCTTTTCATCAAGAAATATGTTCCAGGACAA GTAGCAGGGTGCCGGATTTTGTGTTTCTAGCACACGTTGTAGATGTGATCTCAGCAATGCACGCACCCTTTGTTTTCCGATCATTTAGCTCGATACCTTTCAGTAACAAACTCTTCTTGTTTCCGATGTGGCCTTATACATTTTTGGTGATGCTTGTCATGTGGGCCAAGTCAAAGACTTTCTTGTCTAGCTTCTACTATCTCAGAGGGAAACTGCACCAAACTTGGGCAGTGCCAAGATTCGGTTTTCAG TATTTCCTACCTTTTGCTGCAAAAGGCATCAATAACCAAATTGAAGATGCTATCCTCACGGCTGATAAGCTTGGTGTTAAAGTCATCAGTCTTGCTGCATTAAACAAG AATGAAGGTCTGAATGGAGGTGGAACACTATTTACTTCAAAGCATCCCGATCTTAAAGTCAGAGTGGTTCATGGAAACACCTTGACGGCTGCAGTGATCCTACATGAGATTCCTCGAGACGTTGATGAGGTTTTCTTAACAGGGGCGACCTCTAAACTTGGCAGGGCCATCACCATTTATCTTGCTCAACGCAAGGTTAAAGTTCTG ATGCTAACATTGTCGACTGAGAGATTCACAAAGATTCAGAAAGAATTACCTGCGGACTGCCAAAAATACTTAGTACAGGTTACCAAGTATCAAGCAGCTAAGAACTGTAAG ACATGGATCATCGGCAAATGGGCAACGCCACGTGAACAGTATTGGGCTCCGTCAGGAACACATTTCCACCAGTTTGTAGTTCCACCCGTTATTCCATTCAGGAGAGACTGCACATACGGGATGCTTGCAGCAATGAGACTCCCAGACGAAGTCGAGGGACTGGGATCGTGTGAG TATACATTGGGACGAGGCATAGTTCATGCTTGCCATGCGGGTGGGCTGGTTCACTTTCTTGAAGGGTGGGAACACCATGAAGTTGGAGCTATCAATGTTGATCAGATTGATATCGTGTGGAAGGCTGCACTCAAGCATGGACTCAAGCCGGCGTAG
- the LOC140829269 gene encoding ABC transporter I family member 17-like — translation MVDFEGAQEYLLSVKPEKGRAIDSKFEVRDLTKVSNNQRILNKVNVDIPKGVIFGVIGPSGSGKSTFLRALNRLWEPPSGSVFLDGADICELDVLDLRRKVGMLFQLPALFEGTVADNIRYGPSLKGKKLSEEEVYKLLALADLDSSFFHKTGAELSVGQAQRVSLARTLANEPEVLLLDEPTSALDPISTQNIEDVLVKLKEDRGMTIIMVSHSIKQIQRIADLVGLLVDGKIVEILEPNRLSETKHPMGQKFLQLSP, via the exons ATGGTGGATTTTGAAG GAGCACAAGAATACCTACTATCGGTGAAACCTGAAAAGGGTCGTGCGATCGATTCAAAGTTTGAGGTTAGAGATCTCACGAAAGTGTCTAATAATCAACGCATACTAAACAAAGTCAATGTGGACATCCCCAAAGGAGTTATATTCGGCGTAATCGGGCCGAGTGGCAGCGGAAAGTCAACCTTCTTGCGGGCCCTTAATCGGTTGTGGGAGCCCCCTTCTGGCTCCGTGTTTCTTGATGGTGCAGATATCTGTGAGCTAGATGTCCTCGACCTTCGTCGGAAAGTCGGTATGCTGTTCCAGCTTCCAGCTTTGTTTGAAG GTACAGTTGCGGATAACATACGCTACGGGCCGAGTTTAAAAGGGAAGAAGTTGAGCGAGGAGGAGGTGTACAAATTACTGGCTCTTGCAGACCTGGATTCATCTTTCTTCCACAAGACTGGTGCAGAGTTATCTGTGGGTCAAGCTCAAAGGGTGTCTCTCGCCCGAACCTTGGCCAACGAACCAGAG GTTTTGCTGCTGGATGAACCAACGAGTGCGTTGGATCCAATATCAACTCAAAACATAGAAGATGTTCTGGTGAAGCTGAAGGAGGATCGAGGAATGACGATTATCATGGTCTCTCACAGCATCAAACAGATACAAAGGATTGCGGACTTGGTCGGGCTTCTTGTAGATGGCAAGATAGTAGAGATTCTAGAGCCAAATCGTCTCTCCGAGACTAAGCATCCGATGGGACAGAAGTTCCTCCAGCTTAGCCCATAA
- the LOC140829951 gene encoding tubby-like protein 8, which produces MACCKETTVSRQSSCSSSLYRNPLIERKQSRSSSEGEWNGASLSVRMRRNSAFVNDDKENAVPNIRPEKPETINWQGNTVIENGKKDIFFRDSSNGNENLSKPSSLQLCIKKHEPESSIGLKIWDNFGSENTDSVNVWEHSDSEAAPVPSWTTLPNRSLLCRPLPVDVGRCTCIIVKERSPDGFDGGTLYTLYTNEGQGRQNRKLAVARHRRCKGRSEFTISQNAKAQKIGLDDNLIGIVTANIIGSKYHIWDQGQSQNVLNRNPKLLAAVKFVPTISTWTGSYRSMKAWVPKHYSMQLKNTNQVQHINGLPTEWVVNKDKVHQLFSRVPRYNKISKQYELDLRDRGGRAGLKIQSSVKNFQLTLERNGKQTILQLGRVANSKYEMDYRYPLTGYQAFCICLASIDTKLCCTV; this is translated from the exons ATGGCTTGTTGCAAAGAAACCACTGTTTCTCGCCAATCTTCCTGCAGCTCTTCCCTGTATCGGAACCCACTTATCGAAAGGAAACAAAGCCGTAGCTCCAGCGAAGGCGAGTGGAACGGCGCCTCACTTTCCGTGCGTATGCGCCGTAATTCAGCTTTTGTTAATGATGATAAAGAGAATGCGGTACCAAATATTAGACCCGAAAAACCTGAAACAATTAATTGGCAAGGAAACACGGTTATTGAAAATGGGAAAAAAGACATTTTTTTTAGAGATTCTTCTAATGGGAATGAGAATTTGTCGAAGCCGTCTTCTTTGCAGCTGTGCATAAAGAAGCACGAGCCCGAATCAAGcattggattgaagatttgggATAATTTTGGTTCAGAGAACACGGATTCGGTCAATGTTTGGGAACATTCTGATTCGGAAGCTGCACCAGTTCCTTCATGGACGACTTTGCCGAATAG GTCCTTGTTGTGTAGGCCTTTGCCGGTGGATGTAGGGAGGTGCACATGTATTATAGTGAAAGAAAGGTCGCCCGATGGATTTGATGGAGGCACATTGTACACACTTTATACAAAC GAGGGTCAGGGGAGACAAAATCGCAAACTTGCGGTGGCTCGTCACAGAAGATGCAAAGGAAGATCAGAGTTCACAATATCTCAAAATGCCAAGGCCCAAAAGATTGGCTTAGATGACAACTTAATTGGCATCGTGACTGCCAACATAATAGGATCAAAGTACCATATATGGGATCAG GGGCAAAGCCAGAATGTGTTGAATAGAAACCCCAAGTTATTGGCTGCTGTGAA ATTTGTCCCTACTATATCTACCTGGACTGGAAGCTACCGAAGCATGAAGGCATGGGTTCCAAAGCACTACTCTATGCAGCTGAAGAATACTAATCAG GTACAACATATTAACGGATTACCCACAGAATGGGTGGTGAATAAAGATAAAGTTCATCAGCTGTTCTCAAGAGTTCCTCGTTACAATAAG ATCTCGAAGCAATACGAGCTGGATTTAAGAGACAGAGGAGGAAGGGCAGGTCTTAAAATTCAAAGTTCGGTGAAAAACTTCCAGTTAACTTTGGAG AGGAATGGAAAGCAAACGATCCTTCAACTTGGAAGAGTGGCAAATTCCAAATATGAAATGGATTATAG ATATCCATTGACTGGATACCAAGCCTTCTGCATATGTTTGGCTTCCATTGATACAAAACTCTGCTGCACAGTATGA
- the LOC140829266 gene encoding uncharacterized protein isoform X2, whose protein sequence is MMIWKPFLILLRNRGGANGMLEPWFQSKGLGNADQVLAYFAVSKLGEPPVDGITDTNPEGLTAVYGKWASAVAGRLRARGLTCKVLEKDAFQKQMLEKLIWICAFMLVGARHPGATVGAVEKEYRSEVSALIAELAAAAAAEKGIVFEEAMEDRLCAYSRSVSHFPTAVKEFKWRNGWFHSLSEKATAEGKQDPCPLHTTWLQELKIV, encoded by the exons ATGATGATCTGGAAGCCGTTCTTGATTCTACTCCGAAATCGCGGTGGAGCG AATGGAATGCTGGAGCCATGGTTTCAAAGTAAGGGACTGGGTAATGCCGATCAAGTTTTGGCCTATTTTGCTGTGTCTAAGCTGGGCGAACCTCCCGTTGATGGGATAACTGACACCAATCCTGAAGGGTTAACGGCTGTTTATGGGAAGTGGGCATCGGCAGTTGCTGGAAGACTGAGGGCTAGAGGCCTGACTTGCAAG GTACTTGAGAAAGATGCATTTCAGAAGCAAATGCTTGAGAAGCTTATTTGGATATGTGCTTTCATGCTTGTTGGAGCCCGTCACCCTGGTGCAACAGTTGGAGCTGTGGAGAAGGAATATCGTTCTGAG GTGTCTGCTCTTATAGCTGAATTGGCAGCCGCCGCTGCTGCAGAGAAAGGTATAGTCTTCGAAGAAGCGATGGAAGACAGGTTATGTGCTTACTCACGCTCGGTTTCCCACTTCCCCACTGCAGTCAAGGAG TTCAAATGGCGGAATGGTTGGTTTCATTCACTCTCGGAGAAAGCAACAGCAGAAGGAAAACAGGATCCGTGCCCATTGCATACCACATGGCTCCAAGAACTAAAAATTGTGTAG
- the LOC140829264 gene encoding LOW QUALITY PROTEIN: proteasome subunit beta type-4 (The sequence of the model RefSeq protein was modified relative to this genomic sequence to represent the inferred CDS: deleted 1 base in 1 codon) has product MAINLVDSTPAMNNLLGSEMDSQRTLYPYVTGTSVVGLKYKDGILLAADMGGSYGSTLRYKGVERLKPVGKHSIIGASGEISDFQEIMRFLDELVLNDNMWDDGNSLGPKEVHNYLTRVMYNRRNKFNPLWNSLVLGGVKNGQKYLGTVSMIGVHYEDDHVATGFGNHLARPLLRDEWHENLTFEEAVKLVEKCMRVLLYRDRSAVNKIQISKITEEGVTTFPPYSLKTYWNFSAFQNPTVGAEGSW; this is encoded by the exons ATGGCAATTAAT TTGGTCGATTCAACTCCAGCTATGAACAATTTGCTCGGTTCGGAAATGGATTCTCAGAGAACTCT GTATCCATATGTGACGGGGACTTCAGTGGTTGGTCTCAAATACAAAGATGGTATTCTGTTGGCCGCTGATATGGGAG GTTCATATGGATCTACACTTCGGTACAAAGGTGTGGAGCGATTGAAACCGGTTGGGAAACATTCTATTATAGGAGCCAGTGGTGAGATCAGTGATTTTCAGGAGATAATGCGCTTTCTTGACGAGCTTGT CTTGAATGATAACATGTGGGATGATGGGAACTCCTTGGGCCCTAAAGAGGTGCATAATTATCTAACCAGAGTAATGTACAATCGCCGAAACAAGTTCAATCCATTGTGGAATTCGCTTGTGCTTGGTGGGGTTAAGAACGGGCAGAAGTATCTTGGAACG GTTAGTATGATAGGTGTACATTAC GAGGATGACCATGTCGCAACTGGATTTGGTAATCACCTAGCACGCCCTCTTTTGCGTGATGAATGGCACGAGAATTTGACTTTTGAAGAGGCTGTAAAGTTAGTGGAGAAATGTATGCGCGTGCTGCTGTATCGTGATCGATCAGCTGTTAACAAGATTCAG ATTTCAAAGATCACAGAGGAAGGAGTTACAACTTTTCCGCCATACTCGTTGAAGACGTATTGGAATTTCTCTGCTTTCCAGAATCCAACTGTTGGTGCCGAGGGTTCATGGTAG
- the LOC140829266 gene encoding uncharacterized protein isoform X1 → MAAVLSPCSSSLRPSRLNTTPKFAATASFSISATMAAEKVVVPAIIVGGGRVGRALQDLGSGEDVLVKRGESVPVDFDGPILVCTRNDDLEAVLDSTPKSRWSDLVFFQNGMLEPWFQSKGLGNADQVLAYFAVSKLGEPPVDGITDTNPEGLTAVYGKWASAVAGRLRARGLTCKVLEKDAFQKQMLEKLIWICAFMLVGARHPGATVGAVEKEYRSEVSALIAELAAAAAAEKGIVFEEAMEDRLCAYSRSVSHFPTAVKEFKWRNGWFHSLSEKATAEGKQDPCPLHTTWLQELKIV, encoded by the exons ATGGCCGCCGTGCTCTCTCCCTGTAGCTCCTCTCTCCGCCCCTCCCGCTTAAATACTACCCCCAAATTTGCGGCAACTGCATCCTTTTCGATTTCTGCCACCATGGCGGCCGAGAAAGTGGTGGTTCCTGCCATTATAGTAGGTGGAGGACGCGTGGGCAGAGCTCTTCAAGATTTGGGTAGTGGAGAAGATGTTTTGGTTAAGAGAGGGGAATCTGTTCCGGTTGATTTCGATGGTCCGATTTTAGTGTGTACAAGAAATGATGATCTGGAAGCCGTTCTTGATTCTACTCCGAAATCGCGGTGGAGCG ATTTGGTGTTTTTCCAGAATGGAATGCTGGAGCCATGGTTTCAAAGTAAGGGACTGGGTAATGCCGATCAAGTTTTGGCCTATTTTGCTGTGTCTAAGCTGGGCGAACCTCCCGTTGATGGGATAACTGACACCAATCCTGAAGGGTTAACGGCTGTTTATGGGAAGTGGGCATCGGCAGTTGCTGGAAGACTGAGGGCTAGAGGCCTGACTTGCAAG GTACTTGAGAAAGATGCATTTCAGAAGCAAATGCTTGAGAAGCTTATTTGGATATGTGCTTTCATGCTTGTTGGAGCCCGTCACCCTGGTGCAACAGTTGGAGCTGTGGAGAAGGAATATCGTTCTGAG GTGTCTGCTCTTATAGCTGAATTGGCAGCCGCCGCTGCTGCAGAGAAAGGTATAGTCTTCGAAGAAGCGATGGAAGACAGGTTATGTGCTTACTCACGCTCGGTTTCCCACTTCCCCACTGCAGTCAAGGAG TTCAAATGGCGGAATGGTTGGTTTCATTCACTCTCGGAGAAAGCAACAGCAGAAGGAAAACAGGATCCGTGCCCATTGCATACCACATGGCTCCAAGAACTAAAAATTGTGTAG
- the LOC140829950 gene encoding AP2-like ethylene-responsive transcription factor At1g16060 — MAKTSKQNLKNGAVNSSDRNIKESKGDSPKAKRTRKSVPRDSPQQRSSVYRGVTRHRWTGRYEAHLWDKNCWNESQNKKGRQVYLGAYDDEEAAAHAYDLAALKYWGQDTILNFPISTYQQEFKEMEGQSKEEYIGSLRRKSSGFSRGVSKYRGVARHHHNGRWEARIGRVFGNKYLYLGTYATQEEAATAYDMAAIQYRGLNAITNFDLSRYINLLQPIARANPNDKVDINKIHNPNQESGSSAYLSYHDQSSSSAETTTETPPYLGGSTTAMSALGILQQSSKFKEMLEQTETCDSPLSLSERDVPPRSYFPEDIQTSFDFQDSSRFAEEHDIIFGDYDSFALPMYELDD, encoded by the exons ATGGCGAAAACGTCAAAGCAGAACCTTAAAAACGGCGCTGTCAATTCGAGCGACAGGAATATTAAGGAGAGCAAAGGTGATTCTCCAAAGGCCAAACGgacacgtaaaagtgttcccagagATTCTCCTCAGCAACGTAGCTCTGTTTATCGAGGGGTTACCAG ACACCGGTGGACTGGTCGATATGAAGCTCATTTGTGGGATAAGAATTGCTGGAATGAATCCCAGAACAAGAAAGGAAGGCAAG TATATCTTG GGGCCTACGATGACGAAGAAGCAGCTGCACATGCGTATGACTTGGCTGCATTGAAGTATTGGGGACAAGACACCATCCTAAATTTTCCA ATTTCCACTTATCAACAAGAGTTTAAGGAAATGGAAGGTCAATCAAAGGAAGAGTATATCGGTTCATTAAGAAG GAAAAGCAGTGGGTTTTCTAGAGGTGTGTCAAAGTATAGAGGAGTGGCAAG ACATCATCACAATGGAAGATGGGAAGCTCGCATAGGAAGAGTTTTTGGCAACAAATATCTTTACCTTGGGACATATG CTACCCAAGAAGAAGCGGCGACTGCATATGACATGGCAGCCATACAATATCGTGGGCTCAATGCGATCACTAATTTCGACCTAAGTCGTTATATCAATTTGTTGCAACCTATCGCAAGAGCAAACCCTAATGACAAAGTTGACATTAACAAGATCCACAACCCTAATCAAGAATCTGGATCGTCAGCCTACCTTAGTTACCATGAtcaaagctcgagctcggctgaGACCACAACCGAAACGCCACCATATCTTGGTGGCTCCACCACTGCCATGTCGGCCCTTGGAATATTGCAACAATCCTCCAAGTTCAAGGAGATGTTGGAGCAAACAGAAACATGTGACAGCCCTTTGAGCCTTTCTGAACGCGATGTTCCTCCCAGAAGTTACTTTCCTGAAGACATACAAACCTCGTTTGATTTCCAAGATTCGAGCAGGTTCGCTGAGGAGCATGACATTATTTTCGGGGACTATGATTCCTTTGCATTGCCAATGTACGAGCTTGATGATTAG